In the genome of Montipora foliosa isolate CH-2021 chromosome 3, ASM3666993v2, whole genome shotgun sequence, one region contains:
- the LOC137994503 gene encoding palmitoyltransferase ZDHHC15B-like — MAFVWVIILSVGLIQGVFIISSLQTLFPRGSRKTCLYRVLKGVQITPVLFIFASAIWFFFVVILPVEVANAYSSLRSICYAFIACYLWLNMVFNYLAAMLVSPGYPETRQELEEDTDIYLDSLKFCSKCGRVRDKGTHHCSSCNTCVMLMSHHCPFTNNCVGLNNFAYFYLFLMHCLLGLVFAAYFTYNPFMSCMINYKSTTYTLGVCKELGDYAVMFLVVTFVLLFIFIMLSFHTFLLFVDISMIDFLKLCQKLTFKGWIKDVMIDRGLRRKKVLLRKLLLCRREKWWKFLVPAFNEIPELLPPDEFLV, encoded by the coding sequence atggcgttcGTATGGGTGATAATTTTGTCAGTTGGACTAATCCAAGGCGTTTTTATCATCAGCAGCTTGCAAACTCTGTTTcctcgcggctcaagaaaaacttgTCTTTATAGAGTTCTCAAAGGAGTTCAAATCACACCCGTGTTGTTCATATTTGCTTCTGCTATTtggtttttctttgttgtgattTTGCCAGTTGAGGTTGCTAACGCGTATTCGTCTTTGCGAAGTATTTGCTATGCTTTCATTGCGTGCTACCTATGGCTAAATATGGTGTTCAACTACTTAGCAGCCATGCTTGTGTCTCCAGGATATCCAGAAACTCGACAAGAACTGGAGGAAGACACTGATATTTACCTCGACTCATTAAAATTCTGCAGCAAGTGTGGTCGCGTAAGAGACAAGGGCACGCACCATTGCAGTTCCTGTAACACTTGCGTTATGTTGATGTCTCATCACTGCCCGTTTACAAATAACTGCGTTGGCTTGAACAACTTTGCTTACTTCTATTTGTTTTTAATGCACTGTTTACTTGGCCTTGTGTTCGCTGCATATTTCACTTACAATCCATTTATGTCCTGTATGATAAATTACAAATCAACTACATACACACTGGGAGTTTGCAAAGAACTTGGTGACTATGCTGTCATGTTTCTAGTTGTCACCTTTGTGCTCTTGTTTATTTTCATCATGCTCTCCTTCCATACGTTTCTTCTCTTTGTCGACATATCAATGATTGATTTCTTAAAACTCTGCCAGAAATTAACATTCAAAGGGTGGATTAAGGACGTCATGATAGACAGAGGATTGCGGAGAAAAAAGGTCCTTCTCAGGAAGCTTCTGTTGTGCAGAAGAGAAAAATGGTGGAAGTTTCTTGTACCAGCTTTTAATGAAATTCCAGAACTTCTTCCTCCCGACGAATTTCTTGTGTAA
- the LOC137996789 gene encoding putative ZDHHC-type palmitoyltransferase 8, with protein sequence MAVVVVCFVVAITVIVVGAVVFQVLPRLFPKVRTLLPSQAVVSYMQLVPVSFIFPMLLWLFFSVYLHAHVPDQPYSSLLGWFHIFFTHYMMINAVFNYYMTVFTCPGYPQRQDEYARDRLFVKSYQVCVKCKRVRSAGTHHCSWCHTCVEMMCHHCPFTNNCIGRRNYVYYYTFLCYAFFGLLYACYLSYFPFKNCLSGVAVAKIKEYMFFMPQVSALREAGLAGFKVLDDIHIAEGCEQLKDYAVLFAPCTGITLFVGILFGFQTLLLLADMSIVDFYDALSNMSSFQDLLRIFHVSIFKRKKFRFVNLIQKKKSHSWMFFVPYPSNVENDLPPKDL encoded by the coding sequence ATGGCGGTAGTTGTTGTCTGTTTTGTCGTTGCTATTACTGTCATTGTTGTCGGCGCTGTTGTCTTTCAGGTCCTTCCTCGGTTATTTCCAAAGGTCCGAACCTTATTACCGTCTCAAGCCGTAGTAAGCTACATGCAGCTTGTTCCTGTGAGCTTTATTTTCCCCATGCTGTTATGGCTGTTCTTCAGTGTTTATCTCCATGCACATGTGCCTGACCAACCATATTCATCGTTGCTAGGATGGTTTCACATCTTCTTCACCCACTATATGATGATCAATGCTGTATTTAACTACTATATGACTGTCTTCACCTGTCCGGGATACCCACAACGTCAAGATGAGTACGCTCGCGACAGACTTTTTGTGAAAAGCTATCAAGTGTGTGTGAAGTGCAAGCGAGTTCGAAGCGCAGGGACCCACCACTGCAGCTGGTGCCATACGTGCGTAGAGATGATGTGCCATCACTGTCCTTTTACAAACAACTGCATAGGGCGCCGAAATTATGTATACTATTACACATTCCTTTGCTATGCTTTTTTCGGCCTGTTGTATGCCTGTTATCTCTCCTATTTTCCGTTTAAGAATTGCCTCTCTGGTGTGGCTGTGGCCAAGATCAAGGAATATATGTTTTTCATGCCCCAAGTTAGTGCTCTCCGAGAAGCTGGTCTCGCAGGTTTTAAAGTATTAGACGACATCCACATTGCCGAAGGCTGTGAGCAGCTGAAGGATTATGCAGTGCTCTTTGCTCCTTGTACAGGAATAACGTTATTCGTTGGGATTTTGTTTGGTTTCCAGACATTGCTTCTCCTTGCTGACATGTCCATCGTTGATTTTTATGATGCCCTCTCCAACATGTCATCTTTCCAGGACCTTCTACGAATCTTCCATGTCAgcatttttaaaaggaaaaagtttCGATTCGTCAACTTAattcagaaaaagaaaagtcattcTTGGATGTTTTTTGTGCCTTACCCCAGCAATGTGGAAAATGATCTGCCACCAAAAGACTTGTGA
- the LOC137996790 gene encoding threonylcarbamoyl-AMP synthase-like encodes MNPSVKILSLSSNETSNSRPECQSILNAAVTSLKGGHVIALPTDTIYGVAALAQSTEAVSKLYQIKKRHEEKPVAICVGKVEDVYKWGKVTICKENLQDLLPGPVTLVFERTEELNPELNPTTRLVGIRIPDHEFVQQLTLACEEPLALTSANVSTVGQSSLKIEEFKDIWSELDLILDGGVIGLTEQCRKGSTVVNLSVPGSFSIIREGSAYEQTVNILSEKYGLEDCSS; translated from the exons ATGAATCCAAGCGTCAAAATTCTCAGTCTTAGCTCAAACGAAACTTCAAACTCTAGACCTG AGTGTCAAAGTATTTTAAATGCTGCAGTTACTTCATTGAAAGGTGGACATGTCATTGCCCTGCCAACCGACACTATTTATGGTGTTGCTGCTCTTGCGCAGTCCACTGAAGCTGTCAGTAAATTGTATCAAATAAAGAAGCGACATGAAGAGAAACCCGTGGCGATCTGTGTTGGAAAAGTGGAAGATGTTTACAA ATGGGGAAAAGTCACCATTTGCAAGGAAAACCTGCAAGACTTGCTCCCTGGTCCAGTTACACTAGTATTTGAAAGAACAGAAGAATTGAATCCTGAACTAAACCCAACCACAAGACTTGTTGGGATAAGAATTCCTGATCATGAATTTGTTCAACAGCTGACCTTAGCTTGCGAGGAGCCATTGGCCTTAACCAGTGCAAATGTCAGTACAGTTGGACAAAGTAGTTTAAAAATTGAG GAATTCAAAGATATCTGGTCAGAGCTTGATCTGATTCTTGACGGTGGTGTGATAGGACTGACTGAGCAATGCCGCAAGGGGTCAACCGTTGTAAATTTGTCAGTTCCTGGCAGCTTTTCTATTATAAGGGAAGGAAG tGCATATGAACAGACTGTCAACATTCTCAGTGAAAAATATGGTCTTGAAGACTGCAGCAGCTGA